The proteins below come from a single Drosophila kikkawai strain 14028-0561.14 chromosome 3R, DkikHiC1v2, whole genome shotgun sequence genomic window:
- the LOC138927861 gene encoding uncharacterized protein has translation MNTDVSFLFDAVVTNLEVFGVVFTEPLQVAVKLKVMGTNLKLTSSRVNVSDFAANRELEFLSDPQKVRDNLEELGLELAASYQGSTLGLASVTFPPEFLEKISPTMSDLLHEDSVNLERRGDVVGSISILIRLTLKCEEIPPKSGSQVSLSKKSHVSCSGQGPTINPHDVMFLIGDPDPLLQIPSDPCSELATEEGDERLRLDLQRYRGVNRRVVFPKDDPCPQQKPSFSRLKNMTDKYSQIIDSVARKVKYMERLTCAVATSEPTVTARTPMNERFIPVPLGSEPEDLPGVKPIRYCPVCLYSMSWLPKYTPCPRCNTKARPMLPPQKQLTAMQIVAEQLVRQQGVEDLCSGPCRLIQNAGSEGDECPPCQCTCSGGKVCAHCRVRRMCEDIYHQSAPEPEQRMRLSRPGTQEDYCVIQDSQDDHLPYLSRVFHEMKHLYQLHDSKKLEALQLRCQSQTLLPRRSIKELTEALYQGSRTGSQTQTMQDHRQRAGHKRCVPSESGVSRRHGWNWKTSAEARTKGWRPGAILRASGHVMRYFLMNHERNLYQKILSDEDHRQRMAKPVLSISKRNGEIFVTLRPLASMGKRQKPITFRIVKSHLAVALRKIKRALKDQGFEKCSCHKSLMMCTCRDALEKFELNKALRRECQRRLIEPCPEHLVLTDTSVSDLEFDLDVHPPSRRCRSQIQAIRNSVNHGTQTSKKDMSPLPPKYRMQKSPYHRAFDCALGDRYMGTAFGWPGEQVFEDGVFGVAGGGPRGPNPMPCGKSRPVNLWGGEVKGEGPYAAFGGVGGGGRVLVGYRRRRGARGDGLRGPLGEAWKGFPVKGHRVGNSEPIPVRYPKRVLKAAQEAAKAAKQAEIDAVEKKKKGIDMVKYLQQKGTLRRPWNPNEGKDSRPMPAKRTKKDSGCITL, from the coding sequence ATGAACACTGACGTTTCCTTTCTGTTTGATGCGGTCGTGACCAATTTGGAGGTCTTCGGCGTGGTATTCACGGAGCCGCTACAGGTTGCAGTTAAACTAAAGGTCATGGGAACGAACTTAAAACTGACCTCCAGCCGGGTGAACGTTAGCGATTTTGCGGCAAATCGGGAATTGGAGTTCCTTTCGGATCCTCAGAAGGTACGCGACAACCTGGAGGAACTGGGCTTGGAGCTGGCGGCGTCCTATCAGGGCTCAACTCTGGGCCTCGCCTCTGTGACCTTTCCGCCGGAGTTTTTGGAGAAAATTAGCCCCACCATGAGCGACCTGCTGCACGAGGACAGCGTGAATCTAGAGCGGCGCGGCGATGTCGTGGGTTCAATAAGCATCCTCATCCGGCTAACCCTTAAGTGCGAGGAAATCCCACCGAAATCGGGCAGCCAAGTCTCACTGAGTAAGAAAAGTCACGTTAGCTGCTCCGGCCAAGGTCCCACCATCAATCCGCATGACGTGATGTTCCTCATCGGTGATCCCGACCCTCTGCTGCAAATTCCTTCGGATCCCTGCTCCGAGCTCGCCACGGAGGAGGGCGACGAACGCCTGCGCCTGGATCTGCAACGCTATAGAGGTGTCAATCGTCGCGTTGTCTTCCCAAAGGATGACCCCTGTCCCCAGCAGAAGCCCTCCTTTAGTCGCCTGAAAAACATGACCGATAAATACTCCCAGATCATAGATTCGGTTGCAAGAAAGGTGAAGTACATGGAACGTCTAACATGCGCTGTGGCCACCTCAGAGCCGACGGTCACTGCCAGAACTCCCATGAATGAGCGCTTTATCCCAGTGCCGCTCGGATCGGAGCCTGAGGATCTGCCCGGGGTAAAGCCCATTCGCTACTGCCCCGTCTGCCTGTACTCGATGTCCTGGCTGCCCAAGTACACGCCCTGTCCCCGCTGCAACACAAAGGCGCGTCCCATGCTCCCTCCACAAAAACAGCTGACGGCGATGCAGATCGTGGCCGAGCAGCTAGTGAGACAGCAAGGAGTCGAGGATCTCTGCTCGGGTCCCTGTCGGCTGATCCAAAATGCAGGCAGCGAGGGGGACGAGTGCCCGCCCTGTCAATGCACCTGCTCCGGGGGCAAAGTCTGCGCTCACTGTCGCGTCCGCAGGATGTGCGAGGACATCTACCACCAGAGCGCCCCGGAGCCTGAGCAGCGCATGCGCCTGTCTAGGCCCGGCACCCAGGAGGACTATTGCGTGATCCAAGACTCGCAGGACGACCACCTTCCCTACCTATCGAGGGTCTTTCACGAGATGAAGCACTTATACCAGCTGCACGACTCAAAGAAGCTCGAGGCACTGCAGCTGCGCTGCCAGTCACAGACGCTGCTGCCCAGACGCTCGATCAAGGAGCTGACCGAGGCGCTGTACCAGGGAAGCAGGACCGGGTCCCAGACCCAGACTATGCAGGACCATCGCCAAAGGGCTGGCCACAAGCGTTGCGTACCCTCTGAGAGCGGCGTTTCCCGCCGGCATGGCTGGAACTGGAAAACCTCAGCCGAGGCCCGTACCAAGGGCTGGCGACCTGGAGCCATCCTGCGTGCCTCCGGCCACGTAATGCGCTACTTCCTGATGAACCATGAGCGAAACCTTTACCAAAAGATACTATCCGATGAAGACCATCGCCAGAGAATGGCTAAACCTGTGCTCAGTATCTCCAAGCGGAACGGCGAGATCTTTGTCACCTTGCGTCCGCTGGCCAGCATGGGCAAGAGACAGAAGCCCATTACCTTCAGGATCGTAAAGAGCCACCTGGCAGTGGCCCTCCGCAAAATCAAGCGCGCTCTCAAGGATCAGGGCTTCGAGAAGTGCTCCTGCCACAAGTCCCTCATGATGTGTACCTGTCGGGACGCCCTGGAGAAGTTTGAGCTCAACAAGGCCCTCCGGAGGGAGTGCCAACGTCGCCTCATCGAGCCATGCCCGGAGCACCTGGTGCTCACCGACACCAGTGTCAGCGACTTGGAGTTCGATCTTGATGTCCATCCGCCGTCTAGAAGATGCCGGTCCCAGATACAGGCCATCCGAAACAGCGTGAACCACGGCACCCAGACATCCAAGAAGGACATGTCGCCGCTGCCGCCCAAGTATCGCATGCAAAAGTCACCTTATCACCGGGCATTCGATTGCGCTCTCGGAGATCGCTACATGGGAACTGCATTCGGCTGGCCGGGCGAGCAGGTCTTCGAGGACGGCGTCTTCGGGGTGGCGGGCGGCGGACCCCGCGGCCCTAATCCTATGCCCTGTGGCAAATCCCGGCCGGTCAATCTCTGGGGTGGGGAAGTAAAAGGTGAAGGACCATATGCTGCATTTGGAGGAGTAGGTGGAGGGGGAAGAGTTCTCGTTGGTTACCGACGTAGACGAGGAGCTCGTGGTGACGGTCTTAGAGGTCCTCTAGGCGAAGCCTGGAAGGGCTTCCCTGTAAAGGGACACCGCGTTGGCAACAGTGAACCGATCCCGGTACGGTATCCCAAGAGAGTCCTAAAGGCCGCCCAGGAAGCAGCCAAGGCGGCCAAACAGGCAGAAATTGACGCAGtggagaagaaaaagaagggCATCGATATGGTCAAATACCTGCAGCAGAAGGGCACCCTGCGACGGCCATGGAat